The following are encoded in a window of Rhodothermus bifroesti genomic DNA:
- a CDS encoding threo-3-hydroxy-L-aspartate ammonia-lyase, translating to MIPSYKFVLAAARQLDGVAHRTPVMHGRTLDKLCGAYVLLKCENFQRTGSFKFRGAYYALASLPETDRARGVLTYSSGNHAQALALAGQLLGVAVTVVMPTTAPAVKQAAAASYGAEIIHYDPAQTSREALGHQIAQARGLTLIPPYDHPHVVAGQGTVAKEFLEEVGSLDVLLVPCGGGGLLAGSALSVRALAPQCRLIGVEPERADDATRSFQTGRLHQVHNPDTIADGARTPSLGQITFPIIRRYVDDMVTVSEEAILQSMYFLWERLKLVVEPTGALALAALWEGKVAVANQRVGVIISGGNVELRQALSWFAQGPPCSQR from the coding sequence ATGATTCCTTCCTATAAGTTTGTGCTCGCGGCAGCCCGGCAGTTGGACGGCGTAGCGCACCGCACGCCGGTCATGCATGGACGCACGCTGGATAAGCTATGCGGGGCTTACGTGCTGCTCAAGTGCGAAAACTTTCAACGCACCGGATCCTTCAAATTTCGCGGGGCCTATTATGCCCTGGCTTCGCTCCCGGAAACCGACCGTGCCCGTGGCGTGCTCACCTACTCTTCAGGGAATCATGCCCAAGCCTTAGCGTTAGCTGGACAGTTGCTAGGGGTTGCGGTCACGGTCGTTATGCCCACCACGGCCCCCGCTGTTAAACAGGCTGCTGCGGCCAGCTACGGTGCCGAAATCATCCACTATGACCCGGCGCAAACCTCACGCGAAGCATTAGGGCACCAGATTGCCCAAGCTCGGGGCCTAACGCTGATTCCTCCCTACGATCACCCCCACGTTGTAGCTGGACAGGGAACCGTGGCCAAAGAATTCCTCGAAGAGGTGGGCTCTTTAGACGTGCTCTTGGTGCCTTGTGGGGGAGGGGGTTTGCTCGCCGGATCGGCCTTGAGTGTGCGGGCTTTAGCGCCCCAGTGCCGACTGATTGGTGTAGAACCTGAACGCGCCGACGATGCAACCCGCTCGTTTCAAACAGGCCGTCTGCATCAGGTGCACAATCCCGACACCATCGCTGATGGGGCTCGGACCCCTTCTTTAGGTCAAATCACCTTCCCGATCATTCGGCGTTATGTAGACGACATGGTTACGGTTTCTGAGGAAGCCATTCTGCAGTCCATGTATTTTTTATGGGAACGGCTAAAGCTTGTTGTCGAACCTACTGGCGCCTTGGCGTTGGCAGCCTTATGGGAAGGTAAGGTAGCGGTCGCCAACCAGCGCGTTGGGGTAATTATCAGCGGGGGCAACGTAGAGCTGCGCCAGGCGCTAAGCTGGTTTGCCCAAGGGCCGCCTTGTTCTCAGAGGTAA
- a CDS encoding DUF4342 domain-containing protein yields MKTTSPQFEKFRVRGTQLLERVQEIIEEGNARRVILKKDDRVLLEFPLSVGVGGAAAAVLFAPTLAAVGAIAALVSDVDVIIERRPPSPPELPGSEIPPSSES; encoded by the coding sequence ATGAAGACAACCAGCCCTCAGTTTGAAAAATTTCGGGTACGTGGCACGCAACTGCTCGAGCGCGTTCAGGAGATTATTGAGGAAGGGAATGCCCGAAGGGTGATTCTCAAAAAGGATGATCGGGTGTTGCTGGAGTTTCCGCTTTCTGTAGGCGTAGGTGGTGCGGCAGCGGCTGTACTGTTTGCCCCTACATTGGCTGCAGTAGGCGCAATTGCTGCGCTTGTAAGCGACGTAGACGTGATTATCGAGCGCCGTCCCCCTTCACCCCCTGAGCTTCCAGGTAGCGAAATCCCTCCGTCTTCTGAATCCTGA